In Mycobacterium sp. 050128, one genomic interval encodes:
- a CDS encoding DUF4267 domain-containing protein, with product MTTTATIGYVLAGVLAAAIIFIGARFLIAPRVAAAGYGVPADPDQPAIRAYLGVKGIRDITTGLFVIILMLAHATHLVGWIMLAATIIPIVDATIVLRNSAAKSIAYGVHGGTAAVMLITTALLLVS from the coding sequence ATGACCACCACCGCCACCATCGGCTACGTCCTGGCCGGCGTCCTCGCCGCGGCCATCATCTTCATCGGCGCCCGGTTCCTGATCGCGCCGCGCGTCGCGGCCGCCGGCTACGGCGTGCCTGCCGATCCTGACCAACCCGCAATACGCGCCTACCTCGGCGTCAAGGGCATCCGCGACATCACCACCGGGCTATTTGTGATCATCCTGATGCTCGCGCACGCGACGCACCTCGTCGGCTGGATCATGCTGGCCGCCACCATAATCCCGATCGTTGACGCCACCATCGTGCTGCGCAACAGCGCAGCCAAGTCGATCGCCTACGGAGTGCACGGCGGCACCGCGGCCGTCATGCTTATCACGACCGCCCTGCTGCTGGTCTCCTGA
- a CDS encoding nuclear transport factor 2 family protein has protein sequence MTTFATHRDTVESFVDSMHRGADKDALAGILAEDIVMYSPLGDEPTVGRDAVLEAMRGVGTAAADLTYKEVLSGETHHAAYFQLQIDETVVDGMDYILLDADGKIAEVTIWWRPIPSGVQMQRRLAGQLGMKPWDLSTHDA, from the coding sequence ATGACCACCTTCGCCACGCACCGCGACACCGTGGAGTCGTTCGTCGACTCGATGCACCGCGGCGCCGACAAAGACGCCCTCGCCGGCATCCTCGCCGAGGACATCGTGATGTACAGCCCACTCGGCGACGAGCCAACCGTCGGCCGCGACGCAGTCCTGGAAGCCATGCGAGGGGTCGGCACGGCCGCGGCCGACCTCACCTACAAGGAAGTCCTCAGCGGCGAGACCCACCACGCCGCATACTTCCAGCTGCAGATCGACGAGACAGTAGTCGACGGGATGGACTACATCCTGCTCGACGCGGACGGCAAGATCGCCGAGGTGACCATCTGGTGGCGCCCGATTCCGTCGGGCGTCCAGATGCAGCGGCGCCTTGCGGGCCAGCTCGGCATGAAGCCCTGGGACCTGTCCACCCACGACGCGTAA
- a CDS encoding SDR family NAD(P)-dependent oxidoreductase — translation MGKLDGKVAVITGATSGMALAGAKLFVEEGAHVFISGRRKEALDQAVEQIGRNVTGVQGDAANLDDLDRLFDAVKQEKGVIDVLWASAGVGAQAKLGEITEEDFHDAFWLNARGTLFTVQKALPLFNDGGSIFMTGSNASLRGYPNWSVYAGSKAVLPAYARVWVAELRDRKIRVNVLTPGQVASPMLDEVMDEEAKAQFESVIPRREMGRPEEIASAALFLASADSSYVNGRELVVDGGTTVI, via the coding sequence GTGGGAAAACTCGATGGCAAGGTTGCCGTGATTACCGGGGCGACCAGCGGTATGGCGCTGGCGGGGGCCAAGTTGTTCGTTGAGGAGGGAGCGCACGTCTTCATTTCGGGCCGGCGGAAGGAGGCGCTGGACCAGGCCGTCGAGCAGATCGGCCGGAACGTGACCGGCGTGCAGGGCGATGCGGCCAACCTCGACGATCTGGACCGGTTATTCGACGCGGTCAAGCAGGAAAAGGGCGTGATCGACGTGTTGTGGGCCAGCGCCGGGGTGGGCGCACAGGCCAAGCTCGGCGAGATCACCGAGGAGGACTTCCACGACGCCTTCTGGCTGAACGCGCGCGGCACGCTGTTCACGGTCCAAAAGGCGTTGCCGCTGTTCAACGATGGCGGCTCAATCTTCATGACCGGATCGAACGCCTCGCTGCGGGGCTATCCCAATTGGAGTGTGTACGCCGGAAGCAAGGCGGTGCTGCCCGCTTACGCGCGGGTGTGGGTGGCCGAGTTACGGGACCGCAAGATCCGGGTGAACGTGCTCACCCCCGGCCAGGTCGCTTCGCCGATGTTGGACGAGGTGATGGACGAGGAGGCGAAGGCGCAGTTCGAGTCGGTGATCCCGCGGCGCGAGATGGGCCGCCCCGAGGAGATCGCGTCGGCCGCGTTGTTCCTGGCCTCCGCCGATTCGAGTTATGTCAATGGCCGGGAGCTGGTCGTCGACGGCGGCACCACCGTGATCTAG
- a CDS encoding DUF1772 domain-containing protein gives MVLELLSRSAAMVAVLGTGVVYGTDVFCAMVMRPALDRVDDNTLVIVMGHVHRYGDRRMPVPGVLGIVAAAISSATAAVGAHWLQAIAATVALGALLIWLLVYLRISAPINRRLTAATDSGETLPDGRALQAGWDAVINARATLQGVAVAALCVVLMI, from the coding sequence GTGGTATTAGAACTGCTCAGCCGTAGTGCCGCGATGGTCGCGGTATTGGGTACCGGCGTGGTGTACGGCACCGACGTGTTCTGCGCCATGGTCATGCGCCCCGCACTGGACCGGGTCGACGACAACACCCTGGTCATCGTGATGGGTCACGTGCACCGCTACGGCGACCGGCGTATGCCCGTGCCGGGCGTGCTCGGCATCGTCGCCGCAGCGATCAGCTCGGCAACCGCAGCAGTCGGCGCGCACTGGCTGCAAGCGATCGCCGCGACCGTCGCGCTGGGTGCGCTGCTGATCTGGCTGCTGGTCTACCTGCGCATCAGCGCGCCCATCAACCGGAGGCTCACTGCCGCCACCGACAGCGGCGAGACGTTGCCGGACGGGCGTGCCCTGCAAGCGGGATGGGACGCGGTTATCAACGCCCGCGCAACACTGCAGGGCGTGGCCGTGGCCGCGTTGTGTGTCGTGCTGATGATCTGA
- a CDS encoding TetR/AcrR family transcriptional regulator, giving the protein MITRKGQATRDRILAAAAALMYQQGVAGTSFEDIQVAAGVSASQIYHYFGDKHSLTCAVIGFWSDTNLGFHKPLLAHLDDIDGLRDWAQAVVDSARANDFRGGCPLGSLASELADTDDVARDDVVAGYRRWQGAIRDGLGAMRARGALVDSADVDQLALALLTALQGGLLMAKTMRDGEPLRTALNTTIDHIASFATTGTA; this is encoded by the coding sequence ATGATCACGCGCAAGGGCCAAGCCACCCGCGACCGCATCCTGGCCGCCGCCGCGGCCCTGATGTACCAGCAAGGAGTAGCCGGCACCAGCTTCGAGGATATCCAGGTCGCCGCCGGGGTCAGCGCGTCACAGATCTACCACTACTTCGGCGACAAACACTCCCTCACGTGCGCCGTTATCGGGTTTTGGAGCGACACGAACCTCGGGTTTCACAAACCCCTGCTCGCCCACCTCGACGACATCGACGGATTGCGTGACTGGGCCCAGGCGGTCGTGGACAGCGCGCGGGCCAACGACTTTCGGGGAGGATGCCCGTTGGGTTCGTTGGCTAGCGAGCTCGCCGACACAGACGACGTCGCACGAGACGACGTCGTGGCCGGCTACCGGCGATGGCAGGGCGCCATCCGTGACGGACTGGGAGCGATGAGGGCCCGCGGCGCACTCGTCGACAGCGCCGACGTTGACCAACTAGCCCTGGCACTGCTGACTGCCCTGCAGGGCGGCCTGCTGATGGCCAAGACCATGCGCGACGGCGAGCCCCTACGAACCGCACTGAACACCACCATCGATCACATCGCCTCCTTCGCCACGACGGGAACCGCCTAG
- a CDS encoding TetR/AcrR family transcriptional regulator — translation MTELEKGPRGLRRGRGARERILGASRQLFRDQGINSTGLDQLCSVAQVSKRTFYQHFTGKDALIAEHLRRFDPDVLPEVFDRPDLTPRQRLLAAFDIHAPLCPFIAAAVEIHDPAHPARVHARDYKLAFAARLTEAAREAGARNPAQLGDQLALLLDGASARNRVLGSDTFATAADIAAILIDNAIPTAASAEVDTQGGGEVSHAATGHASA, via the coding sequence ATGACGGAGTTGGAGAAGGGCCCTCGAGGGCTGCGCCGCGGCAGGGGCGCGCGAGAACGCATCCTCGGGGCGTCCCGACAACTATTCCGCGATCAAGGCATCAACAGCACTGGCCTCGATCAGCTTTGCTCCGTGGCCCAGGTGTCCAAGCGCACGTTCTACCAGCACTTCACCGGCAAAGATGCGCTCATCGCCGAACACTTGCGCCGATTCGATCCCGACGTCCTGCCCGAGGTGTTCGACCGCCCCGACCTCACGCCCCGCCAACGGCTGCTGGCCGCCTTCGACATTCACGCGCCGCTGTGCCCGTTCATCGCGGCGGCGGTCGAAATCCACGACCCGGCCCACCCGGCACGCGTGCACGCCCGTGACTACAAGTTGGCCTTCGCTGCGCGACTCACCGAGGCCGCGCGCGAAGCGGGTGCGCGCAACCCCGCACAGCTCGGCGATCAACTGGCGCTGCTCCTGGACGGCGCTTCGGCCCGCAACCGTGTCCTGGGCAGCGACACATTTGCCACCGCGGCCGACATCGCCGCCATCCTCATCGACAACGCCATCCCGACGGCAGCCTCAGCCGAGGTTGACACCCAGGGAGGAGGCGAAGTTTCCCACGCCGCCACGGGCCACGCGTCGGCGTAA
- a CDS encoding TetR/AcrR family transcriptional regulator, translated as MAANESVTGTHRLTPKGRATRDRIVATAAQLMYDQGVAATSPADVQKAAGVGASQMYHYFEDKEALIRAVIAHRVQALLATLGGLDSMEGLRAWRDFVVDTQRQRNCAGGCPLGSLVGELAEPFPDCRGDLVGGFDQWEAAIREGLQAMWDRGELRRTANPDRLATVLLAAVEGGMLLAQVRRDSAPLETALDDVLDRIEELRPRRAPARR; from the coding sequence ATGGCAGCGAACGAATCGGTCACCGGCACCCACCGGCTCACCCCCAAGGGACGGGCCACCCGGGACCGGATCGTGGCCACGGCAGCGCAACTGATGTACGACCAGGGTGTCGCCGCCACCAGCCCCGCCGACGTTCAGAAGGCCGCTGGCGTTGGCGCTTCGCAGATGTACCACTACTTCGAGGACAAGGAAGCCTTGATCAGGGCCGTCATCGCCCACCGCGTCCAGGCTCTGCTGGCAACGCTGGGCGGGCTGGACAGCATGGAGGGTCTGCGCGCCTGGCGAGACTTCGTCGTCGACACCCAACGCCAGCGGAACTGCGCAGGCGGCTGCCCGCTCGGGTCGCTGGTCGGTGAGCTGGCCGAACCCTTCCCGGACTGTCGAGGCGACCTGGTCGGGGGATTCGACCAGTGGGAAGCGGCGATCCGCGAGGGCCTGCAAGCCATGTGGGATCGGGGCGAGTTGCGCCGCACGGCCAACCCCGACCGCCTGGCGACCGTGCTGCTGGCCGCGGTCGAAGGCGGGATGCTGCTCGCGCAGGTTCGCCGCGACTCCGCCCCTTTGGAAACCGCGCTCGATGACGTCCTCGACCGCATCGAGGAGCTTAGGCCCCGACGCGCGCCGGCCCGTCGATAA
- a CDS encoding SDR family NAD(P)-dependent oxidoreductase codes for MSKQPSPNGRMRGQTVLVTGTTKGGIGYETARLLGDEGATILTHGRTQKAAGASVGSLTVDGNGAGTFIPVAADLSSIAGAWQLADAVRAAAPEGIHGLVNNAGAGFNERRLSSDGFEMTMAINHVAVAALTDALLDSLHAGADSLGRPSRVVSMTALIEGRGKVETDWSFPGKYSQTQAYFNAKLTNLLWVYAMARRLDGHGVTVNAVSPGSVNSGFGAKAGGVFGLMMKLGSPFYGHASKGSQGVIRIMTDRDLATVTGGYHTPSKQKKSSKKSRTPELQEQVYLQTERVLRAHRDNHTQKRR; via the coding sequence ATGAGCAAGCAGCCTTCCCCAAACGGCAGGATGCGGGGCCAGACCGTCCTGGTCACCGGCACCACTAAAGGTGGCATCGGCTACGAGACCGCCCGCCTTCTTGGTGACGAGGGAGCCACCATCCTGACCCACGGCCGCACTCAAAAAGCAGCGGGCGCCAGCGTCGGCAGCCTCACGGTTGACGGCAACGGGGCGGGCACGTTCATCCCGGTCGCCGCGGATCTGAGCTCGATCGCCGGCGCCTGGCAGCTAGCAGACGCCGTCCGAGCCGCTGCCCCCGAGGGCATCCATGGTCTGGTCAACAACGCCGGTGCCGGGTTCAACGAGCGGCGGCTGTCCTCAGATGGCTTCGAGATGACCATGGCGATCAACCACGTAGCGGTGGCCGCCCTGACCGACGCGCTCCTGGACTCGCTGCATGCGGGTGCGGATTCTCTGGGAAGACCGTCGCGGGTAGTGAGCATGACCGCATTGATCGAGGGGCGCGGGAAAGTCGAGACCGACTGGTCCTTCCCGGGCAAGTACTCCCAGACTCAGGCCTACTTCAACGCCAAGTTGACCAACCTGCTCTGGGTCTATGCGATGGCGCGCCGACTCGACGGGCACGGGGTCACAGTCAACGCGGTCAGCCCCGGCAGCGTGAACTCGGGTTTCGGCGCCAAGGCCGGCGGGGTCTTCGGGCTGATGATGAAGCTGGGTTCGCCCTTCTACGGCCACGCCAGTAAGGGCTCCCAAGGGGTCATTCGGATCATGACCGACCGCGACCTGGCCACCGTCACCGGCGGCTACCACACGCCGTCCAAGCAAAAGAAGTCCTCGAAGAAGTCGCGAACGCCGGAACTGCAGGAGCAGGTCTACCTGCAGACCGAACGCGTCCTGCGCGCCCACCGCGACAACCACACCCAGAAGCGTCGGTGA
- a CDS encoding SDR family oxidoreductase, with protein sequence MKFSGKNVLVTGATSGVGREAAKLFAQHGAAVIVTGRDETRGKEVVKEVEELEIANAIAYLCSEESSFITGAVVPVDGGRVSVL encoded by the coding sequence ATGAAATTTAGTGGCAAAAACGTGCTCGTCACCGGCGCGACATCCGGTGTCGGGAGAGAAGCCGCGAAACTGTTCGCCCAGCATGGCGCCGCGGTGATCGTCACCGGCCGCGACGAAACGCGCGGCAAAGAGGTCGTCAAGGAGGTCGAGGAGCTGGAGATCGCCAACGCCATCGCCTACCTGTGCAGCGAGGAGTCGAGCTTCATCACCGGTGCCGTCGTCCCGGTCGACGGTGGCCGTGTATCCGTGCTGTGA
- a CDS encoding DUF1330 domain-containing protein: MTAYALCELEVGNLQAMQPYLDGIAETITSHGGRYLVAGQSPEVIEGGPGQYPVKVVLEFPSVEAFKTWYNSAEYQAILPYRQKNSKSNFYVMEGVSTA, from the coding sequence ATGACTGCCTACGCTCTCTGCGAATTGGAGGTCGGCAATCTACAAGCGATGCAGCCGTACCTCGACGGGATTGCGGAGACGATCACCTCCCACGGTGGCAGATACCTCGTGGCAGGTCAGAGCCCTGAAGTCATCGAGGGTGGTCCGGGCCAATACCCGGTGAAGGTCGTTCTCGAATTCCCGTCCGTGGAAGCGTTTAAGACCTGGTACAACTCGGCGGAATACCAAGCCATTCTTCCCTACCGGCAGAAGAATTCGAAGTCGAACTTCTATGTGATGGAGGGTGTTTCGACCGCGTGA
- a CDS encoding CaiB/BaiF CoA transferase family protein produces the protein MRCSGWKGRIVELLRDVRVLEVSLFSTDALGGHLADLGAEVIKVEPPGGGGFRGSAVSGGELQDSHWNRGKKSVAINLKTSEGQEAFRRLAASSSVVIDGLRYGTAHRLGFSYDDVVAVNSRVVYCVLNGMGSYGPYTRLATHGLSFDCFAGLSPPIIDADGTPRLSGSATGTTGVLAGPLYAAMGVLAALHAAGRDGKPQYIEVAQVDAAINWNFQQLGALANGQPTYGEGIRASLRYQYYRTRDRNYVVFNALEDKFWLRFCESLDRMDLYEPGRQQPGKDHEAEALLRNELTLIFQSRTRKEWTDFFIATDIAGAPAFLGADLFDDDHAKDRRLLYEQVQADGTRQRLIAPCIKTKPDERFTPPAAPHVGQHTEELLGSLAGYDAAGIKRLRSTGAI, from the coding sequence GTGCGGTGTTCCGGCTGGAAAGGTCGCATAGTGGAACTTCTCAGGGATGTCCGAGTCCTCGAGGTGTCACTGTTCTCCACCGATGCACTGGGCGGCCATCTGGCCGACCTGGGCGCAGAGGTGATCAAGGTCGAGCCGCCCGGCGGCGGTGGTTTCCGCGGCTCGGCGGTGTCCGGCGGCGAGCTGCAGGATTCGCACTGGAATCGCGGCAAGAAGAGCGTGGCAATAAACCTCAAAACGTCGGAGGGCCAAGAGGCCTTTCGCCGCCTGGCCGCATCGTCGTCGGTCGTAATCGACGGTCTCCGTTATGGAACCGCGCATCGCCTCGGTTTCAGCTACGACGACGTCGTCGCAGTCAACTCCAGGGTGGTCTACTGCGTGCTCAATGGTATGGGCAGCTACGGGCCCTACACCCGCCTTGCCACTCACGGGCTGTCCTTTGACTGTTTTGCCGGCTTGAGCCCGCCGATCATCGACGCGGATGGCACGCCACGGCTTTCGGGGTCGGCCACCGGGACGACGGGTGTTCTGGCAGGGCCGCTGTACGCAGCCATGGGCGTCCTCGCCGCGCTGCACGCCGCCGGGCGCGACGGCAAGCCGCAGTACATCGAGGTGGCGCAAGTTGACGCGGCGATCAATTGGAATTTTCAGCAACTTGGGGCTTTAGCGAACGGCCAACCCACCTACGGTGAAGGAATCCGCGCATCACTCCGCTACCAGTACTACCGAACTCGCGATCGTAACTACGTGGTGTTCAACGCCCTGGAGGACAAGTTCTGGCTGAGATTCTGCGAGTCACTCGACAGGATGGATCTTTACGAACCGGGGCGCCAGCAGCCGGGGAAAGACCACGAGGCAGAAGCGTTGCTGCGCAACGAGTTAACGTTGATTTTCCAGAGTCGCACACGCAAGGAGTGGACGGACTTCTTCATTGCGACCGATATCGCAGGCGCCCCCGCGTTTTTAGGAGCAGACCTGTTCGACGACGACCACGCGAAGGATCGCCGACTCCTCTACGAGCAGGTGCAGGCGGACGGAACGCGACAACGATTGATCGCACCGTGCATCAAGACCAAACCCGACGAACGATTTACCCCACCGGCAGCGCCGCACGTGGGGCAGCACACGGAGGAGTTACTCGGCTCCCTGGCGGGCTACGACGCGGCCGGAATCAAGCGACTTCGTTCGACGGGTGCAATCTGA
- a CDS encoding aldehyde dehydrogenase family protein: protein MSDNALGTIDVIDPATEELIGRVVDGGPKQAAMAIEAARRAFDDGPWPWMSVRERARIIKRFAEILDERKAELRELIVAEIGSTCFITDLIQVGGAIEAAHYYGEFVEHDVTWVETPGGPVVSPTGLGGVTVVREPVGVVGVITPFNFPFSINIQKCLAALAVGCTVVLKPHPWTPMNALELAKVGEEAGLPPGVFNVVVGGAGVGEELCTHPGVDMIGFTGSTATGRRIREVSAATMKRAQLELGGKSAHIVLDDVTESDVAGIGFGQVLMHAGQACTVTSRLLLPEHLLDAYVEGLKNMAPMITVGDPRDPATVVGPLIREQQRQRVESFVEAGLQEGARLVVGGKRPEHLARGFYYEPTAFVDCRNDMRLCQDEVFGPVLAVITYRSEDEAIRIANDSVYGLAGLVMTRNAAKGFNVARRVRTGTIMVQTVAPGVDLGTNPGGGQGPGWSLPARGMFNGGGPFGGFKQSGLGREQGRWGFEEYTELKSITMM from the coding sequence TTGAGTGACAACGCCCTTGGCACAATCGATGTCATCGATCCGGCCACCGAGGAGCTGATCGGACGAGTTGTCGATGGTGGACCAAAGCAGGCCGCTATGGCGATCGAGGCCGCCAGGCGAGCTTTCGACGACGGGCCATGGCCCTGGATGTCCGTTCGGGAACGAGCACGAATCATCAAACGGTTCGCTGAAATACTCGACGAGCGCAAAGCGGAACTTCGAGAACTCATCGTCGCCGAGATCGGCTCGACCTGCTTCATCACCGACCTGATTCAGGTCGGCGGTGCTATCGAGGCGGCCCATTACTACGGCGAATTCGTCGAACACGATGTGACGTGGGTGGAGACACCCGGCGGGCCGGTAGTCTCGCCGACCGGTCTGGGCGGCGTCACGGTGGTCCGCGAACCGGTCGGCGTGGTCGGAGTCATCACGCCGTTCAACTTCCCTTTCTCGATCAACATTCAAAAGTGCCTGGCCGCCTTGGCCGTTGGCTGCACCGTAGTACTCAAGCCCCACCCGTGGACGCCCATGAACGCCTTGGAGCTGGCCAAGGTTGGCGAGGAGGCGGGCCTGCCACCCGGGGTGTTCAACGTGGTCGTGGGAGGCGCGGGCGTCGGCGAGGAGCTGTGTACTCACCCCGGCGTCGACATGATCGGGTTCACCGGTTCGACGGCGACAGGTCGACGCATCCGCGAAGTATCGGCGGCAACGATGAAGCGCGCACAACTCGAACTAGGAGGCAAGAGCGCGCACATCGTCCTCGACGACGTCACCGAAAGCGACGTTGCGGGAATAGGATTCGGACAGGTGCTGATGCACGCTGGGCAAGCATGCACCGTAACGTCGCGACTTCTATTGCCTGAGCATCTGCTCGACGCGTATGTCGAGGGACTCAAAAACATGGCTCCGATGATCACCGTCGGGGACCCGCGCGATCCCGCCACTGTCGTCGGCCCGCTGATCAGGGAGCAACAACGTCAACGAGTGGAGTCCTTCGTCGAGGCCGGGCTGCAGGAAGGCGCGCGGCTGGTGGTCGGCGGCAAACGTCCCGAGCATCTCGCACGCGGCTTCTACTACGAACCGACGGCATTCGTCGACTGCCGCAACGACATGCGGCTGTGCCAGGACGAGGTGTTCGGGCCCGTACTGGCGGTGATCACCTATCGCTCCGAAGACGAAGCCATCCGCATCGCGAACGACTCCGTCTACGGTCTGGCGGGTCTGGTGATGACCCGCAACGCCGCAAAGGGTTTCAACGTCGCGAGGCGGGTCAGAACGGGCACCATCATGGTGCAGACCGTGGCACCCGGTGTCGACCTGGGAACCAACCCCGGTGGCGGGCAGGGACCCGGCTGGTCGCTGCCGGCACGCGGCATGTTCAACGGCGGCGGCCCATTCGGCGGCTTCAAACAAAGCGGACTCGGCCGGGAGCAAGGGCGTTGGGGCTTCGAGGAATACACCGAGCTGAAATCAATCACGATGATGTAG
- a CDS encoding carboxymuconolactone decarboxylase family protein — protein sequence MNIPTTYAATVTVPLPDDDVIKEVVEAYFGGTYQPDATLNVVKMFAGTGAHFPGVIDTVQAIFGPEGINPKHRQMCMMRVAKAFDAPYEWQIHSAIGRNVGLGDDDIAAIASDGPVTGIDSDYVLLGRAVDEFASAKTLTDETLSELLATFGEDSTRKYIFSISYFVFMGLWLNGCRVPLETTDKIGGRDTNPAGTSVETVSTSS from the coding sequence ATGAACATCCCGACTACCTACGCGGCGACGGTGACAGTGCCGCTGCCCGATGACGACGTCATCAAGGAGGTCGTCGAGGCCTACTTCGGTGGCACCTATCAGCCCGACGCGACGCTGAACGTCGTCAAGATGTTCGCCGGAACGGGAGCGCACTTCCCGGGCGTGATCGATACGGTCCAGGCGATCTTCGGCCCCGAGGGCATCAACCCTAAGCACCGGCAGATGTGCATGATGCGCGTCGCCAAGGCTTTCGACGCACCCTACGAGTGGCAGATCCACTCGGCGATCGGTCGCAACGTGGGACTCGGCGACGACGACATCGCCGCCATCGCCTCCGACGGGCCCGTCACCGGCATCGACTCGGACTACGTTCTGCTGGGCCGGGCGGTCGACGAGTTCGCCAGCGCGAAGACGCTGACCGACGAGACGCTCAGCGAACTCCTGGCCACCTTTGGTGAGGACTCGACACGCAAGTACATTTTCTCGATCTCCTACTTCGTCTTCATGGGCCTGTGGCTCAACGGCTGCCGTGTCCCGCTGGAGACCACCGACAAGATCGGCGGGAGGGACACCAACCCGGCCGGGACATCTGTGGAGACCGTCTCCACTAGCTCCTAA
- a CDS encoding aldo/keto reductase — MRAGKARYVGVSHFLAYRLARTIGRAETLGLTRVASVQPRYNLLFRQIERELLPLAEEEGITVIPFNPLAGGLLTGKYRAAGQPEKGRFSAEVGSLGGSRRGEGGDVIDGGVQCGS; from the coding sequence GTGCGGGCGGGTAAGGCCCGTTACGTAGGGGTGTCGCACTTCCTGGCCTACCGGCTGGCCCGCACCATCGGTCGGGCGGAAACGCTCGGACTCACCCGCGTGGCGTCCGTGCAACCCCGCTACAACCTGCTGTTCCGCCAAATCGAACGTGAACTCTTGCCGCTGGCCGAGGAGGAGGGCATCACGGTCATTCCGTTCAACCCGCTCGCCGGTGGGTTGCTCACCGGGAAGTACCGCGCCGCCGGTCAGCCGGAGAAGGGCAGATTCTCCGCCGAAGTCGGGAGCCTAGGCGGTTCCCGTCGTGGCGAAGGAGGCGATGTGATCGATGGTGGTGTTCAGTGCGGTTCGTAG
- a CDS encoding NIPSNAP family protein: MFELRVYTLRSREALHQYATVHWARHLATFAAFGVTTHGVWTDQGGKTNRLVALISYPPGADPDQLTRRVMTSPEFAGDMAGFDIADILDVQMTLLDSTPFSPIH, encoded by the coding sequence ATGTTTGAGCTCAGGGTTTACACCCTGCGGTCACGCGAAGCGCTGCACCAGTACGCGACGGTGCATTGGGCCAGGCACCTGGCGACCTTTGCCGCATTCGGGGTCACCACCCACGGGGTGTGGACCGATCAGGGCGGGAAGACGAACCGGTTGGTCGCGCTGATCAGCTACCCGCCGGGTGCGGACCCCGACCAGCTCACCCGCCGGGTGATGACCAGCCCGGAATTCGCCGGCGACATGGCCGGTTTCGACATCGCCGACATCCTCGACGTCCAGATGACACTGCTTGATTCGACCCCTTTTTCGCCCATCCACTGA